One Dictyostelium discoideum AX4 chromosome 3 chromosome, whole genome shotgun sequence genomic region harbors:
- a CDS encoding peptidase S16, Lon protease family protein, whose translation RLSINNKLKNLKLSTVKNLYNKSSSISIILVNNNNNNNNNNNNNNNNNNNNNNNNNNFISLSTTNLFNQKLCIESYKKVNYCKKKGGGNKNNDDNDNEKNEKNEKKVKNEKKEKNEKNDGNEKVEIVEDNDLIVPLSKELLQFDKPSNKRKDWPLNSEVVIYPSNSVNFIGTTGPINLGFQFITRLVPNASGKTFLGFFLCKDAYRNNNNQIGRTIDSIHNVGVLAQVTLSPSGIYHFETIKRIRIKEVQNGQFPFIASIEPLSNDERELKDPRIAELMTKINVLSLEYRKLYPDVYTINSVDFENQIEVIDNPDYYLAAVINYYGLNYPDECQKILETQSVVKRLEMLYHMILNEQPLLALQQKIAKDLDDKTTAYKNKLLLTEQLKKLKALLGNETDEKEKTIEKYQNKLSELTLISESSKKVIQDEIYKISTIDPSSSEYSALKNYLEWLTNLPWGIYSADYFDLKHSKMVLDSDHYGLEDIKQRILEFISVGHIKGTVQGKILCFIGPPGTGKTSIAKSIAKALKKEFFRFSVGGLFDESEIKGHRRTYVGSMPGKIIQALKITQTSNPVILIDEIDKIGKRNHGDPSSALLEVLDPEQNVSFVDHYLDTPYDLSKVLFICTANSGQDIPAALSDRMEIIRLPGYVEEEQIEIVKNFIIPKTFIDCGIKLDQLSISDDVIKQIVKFYSREVGIRELEKLIEKIMRKTALKLVNGTAERVDLTLDNLEQYLGIPSYTSDRYYDVTPIGVVNGLAYTKKGGATLYIESTSEEIQKPLSSLPPSQQQQNQLEPSIKTTGNLGDVMSESSTIAYTFAKNFLYELDPNNTFFSNHNIHLHSPQGNIPKDGPSAGVTMVTSLLSLALNEPVQNNLGMTGEVTITGKVITIGGVKEKTIAAKRSGLTSVIFPINNRINFEELPTYIKNDIDVTYANDYKDVFEVAFPNKKYLLNNLKTF comes from the exons aggttatcaataaataataaattaaaaaatttaaaattatcaacagtaaaaaatttatataataaatcatcatcaatatcaataatacttgtaaataataataataataataataataataataataataataataataataataataataataataataataataataattttatttcattatcaacaacaaatttatttaatcaaaaattatgTATAgaatcatataaaaaagtaaattattGTAAAAAGAAAGGAggtggtaataaaaataatgatgataatgataatgaaaagaatgaaaaaaatgaaaaaaaagtaaaaaatgaaaagaaagaaaaaaatgaaaaaaatgatggaaatgaaaaagttgaaatagttgaagataatgatttaattgtaccattatcaaaagaattattacaatttgataaaccatcaaataaaa gaaaagatTGGCCATTAAATTCAGAAGTTGTAATTTATCCATCAAATTCAgttaattttattggtaCAACAGGACCAATTAATCTTggatttcaatttattaCTAGATTAGTACCAAACGCAAGTGGTAAAACATTTcttggattttttttatgtaaaGATGCgtatagaaataataataatcagaTTGGAAGGACTATAGATAGTATTCATAATGTTGGTGTATTGGCTCAAGTTACACTATCACCTAGTGGGATTTACCATTTTGAAACGATTAAAAGGATTAGAATAAAGGAGGTGCAAAATGGCCAATTCCCATTCATAGCGAGTATAGAACCATTGTCAAACGATGAACGAGAATTAAAAGACCCCAGAATAGCAGAGTTAATGACGAAAATCAATGTATTGTCATTGGAATATAGGAAACTTTATCCAGACGTCTATACAATTAATTcggttgattttgaaaatcagATTGAAGTAATTGATAACCCAGATTACTATTTGGCTGCAGTTATCAATTATTACGGTTTGAATTACCCTGACGAATGtcaaaaaatattagagACTCAATCGGTTGTGAAACGATTGGAGATGTTGTATCACATGATATTGAATGAGCAACCATTGTTGGCATTGCAACAAAAGATTGCAAAAGATTTAGATGATAAGACTACGgcttataaaaataaattattattaactgagcaattgaaaaagttgaaaGCACTATTGGGTAATGAAACCGACGAAAAGGAGAAAACAATCGAAAAGTATCAGAATAAATTATCAGAGTTAACTTTGATATCTGAATCATCGAAAAAGGTAATCCAAgatgaaatttataaaatttcaacaattgACCCATCTTCATCGGAATATTCAgcattaaagaattatttggAATGGTTAACTAATTTACCATGGGGTATTTACTCTGCTGACTATTTCGATTTAAAACATTCTAAAATGGTTTTGGATTCCGATCATTACGGTTTGGAGGATATTAAACAAAGAATATTAGAATTCATTTCAGTTGGTCATATAAAAGGCACGGTTCAAGGTAAAATACTTTGTTTCATAGGTCCACCAGGTACTGGTAAAACTTCAATAGCTAAATCCATTGCGAAAGCATTGAAAAAGGAATTTTTTAGATTCTCTGTGGGTGGTTTATTCGATGAGAGTGAAATCAAAGGTCATAGAAGAACCTATGTGGGTTCAATGCCTGGAAAGATCATTCAAGCTTTGAAAATAACTCAAACTTCAAATCCAGTGATATTAAtcgatgaaattgataaaattggaaaaagaaACCATGGTGACCCTTCATCTGCCTTACTTGAGGTACTAGACCCCGAGCAAAATGTTAGTTTTGTTGATCATTATCTAGATACACCCTATGATCTATCAAAGGTTCTATTCATTTGCACTGCAAACTCTGGTCAAGATATACCAGCTGCATTATCCGATCGTATGGAAATCATTCGTTTACCAGGTTATGTAGAAGAGGAACAAATTGAAATCGTAAAGAATTTCATCATTCCAAAGACTTTTATAGATTGTGGTATTAAACTTGACCAATTATCAATCTCTGACGATGTCATCAAACAAATCGTTAAATTTTATAGTAGAGAAGTTGGAATTCGTGAATTGgagaaattaattgaaaagattATGAGAAAGACTGCATTGAAGCTAGTGAATGGTACTGCTGAAAGAGTTGATCTAACTTTGGATAATCTTGAACAATACTTGGGTATACCATCATATACATCCGATAGATACTATGATGTAACTCCAATTGGTGTTGTAAATGGTTTAGCATATACTAAAAAGGGTGGTGCAACATTATATATTGAAAGTACTTCtgaagaaattcaaaaaccTTTATCATCTCTACCaccatcacaacaacaacaaaaccaatTGGAACCATCCATTAAAACTACAGGTAATTTGGGTGATGTCATGTCAGAATCGTCAACTATTGCCTACACTTTTgctaaaaactttttatacGAATTGGATCCTAATAATACATTCTTCTCAAATCATAATATTCATTTACATTCACCACAGGGTAACATACCAAAGGATGGTCCATCTGCAGGTGTTACAATGGtaacttcattattatcattggcTTTAAATGAACCagttcaaaataatttaggtATGACTGGTGAAGTTACAATCACTGGTAAAGTCATTACTATTGGCGGTGTAAAAGAGAAAACAATTGCTGCCAAAAGATCAGGTTTAACTTCTGTTATTTTCcctattaataatagaatcAATTTCGAAGAGTTACCAACTTATATTAAAAACGATATTGATGTTACATATGCAAATGATTATAAAGATGTTTTTGAAGTTGCttttccaaataaaaaatatcttttaaataatttaaaaactttttaa
- the gacII gene encoding RhoGAP domain-containing protein → MVRKLFNTSHKKELILDVDTTIVKIGTPKNVVLLTKWLDANGAIKEEGVFRVNGNTTTMEQIKKNFSQGKDDLTKYTSADIHSMAGCLKFILRELPEPIFTWDFYPIFIKIQCLQDESRKLFFLKMLIHGLPYTSRTLVFQLFGFLSKFSVHQDQNKMTPKNLATVFAPNVLRPKKEEDNFQLMNNQDSIGVIETLIEEFQYISNIQKNTLNSQEIKVKSVLPFDETTNAITQQSLVEDYLIAKANTPQESSSFKKNLPFKKGDIIKLLYIKNDGNFIGEINGITGNLSQTYVDIIDISELAEAFTLTPPPIPTLPIASTILHTPPTSSSSSSSSSSSSILLTDNQPKLCSSTPRINNSPSSFSPSLSSTTPQLLVQQSPRQSPRQIPSISLIVEPNNTNQPSFGHGTLQRTSTGYFSSKPLSISQPINMSKPTNMSPPTHHAMSMHNLPPSNTTRENHLPPLPTKPPPLTIPSSSSLPTTPIKQQPQQPIQQPLTPQNHHHHHHHNNLSSSVNTANTGNCANILSPNSDRYLSSRSQSSVHLSGSSSSSSSSSSSSSSSSSSSSSTSNRKFDFSLKSKSSKNSPSKNLPPQPTTTSTLTPPPPPTITTTTTTTTTTTTTTIATTPPPPSKPLPNIPVKDQQFNTLKRSTIEIPPPTITSTNINNNNNTINPRTLNYSFSSFSITYNNSQLGGQLSQEEPPGGVKSQSSYLDNNNLPSRNTNIPNLPPRPPPLNIPQQQQQYKPLPSPPQLQSPQSSLNQSLQIPLQQQQQVQQQKLTTHYILPPQNTNLSGKNLQRSSTSMLLNKLPPPPFSFNKN, encoded by the exons atggTTAGAAAGTTATTTAATACATCacataaaaaagaattaatattagATGTTGATACGACCATTGTAAAAATTGGAACACCAAAGaatgttgtattattaacAAAATGGTTAGATGCAAATGGAGCAATTAAAGAAGAAGGTGTATTTAGAGTAAATggtaatacaacaacaatggaacaaattaaaaagaattttagtCAAGGAAAAGATGATTTAACTAAATACACTTCTGCTGATATTCATTCAATGGCTGGTTGtttaaaattcattttaagAGAATTACCAGAACCAATATTCACTTGGGATTTTTATccaatatttataaaaatacaat gTTTACAAGATGAATCaaggaaattattttttttaaaaatgttaattcACGGTTTACCATATACAAGTAGAACATTAGTATTTCAATTGTTTGGATTTTTAAGTAAATTTTCAGTACATCaagatcaaaataaaatgacTCCAAAAAATTTAGCAACAGTTTTTGCACCAAATGTATTAAGACCTAAAAAAGAGGAagataattttcaattaatgaataaTCAAGATTCAATCGGTGTTATTGAAACTTTAATAGAAgaatttcaatatatttcaaat attcaaAAGAATACATTAAATTCACAAGAAATTAAAGTTAAATCAGTATTACCATTTGATGAGACTACAAATGCAATTACTCAACAAAGTTTAGTtgaagattatttaattgctAAAGCAAATACACCACAGGAATCatcaagttttaaaaagaatttaccatttaaaaaagGTGATATTATAAAGTTAttgtatattaaaaatgatggtAATTTCATTGGAGAAATTAATGGTATTACAGGTAACTTATCACAAACCTATGTTGATATAATCGATATTTCTGAACTTGCAGAAGCTTTTACATTAACTCCACCACCAATTCCAACTTTACCAATTGCTTCAACCATATTACATACACCAcctacatcatcatcatcttcatcttcatcatcatcttcttctatATTATTAACCGATAACCAACCAAAATTATGTTCTTCAACACctagaattaataattctccAAGTAGTTTCTCACCATCActatcatcaacaacaccacaatTATTAGTACAACAATCACCTAGACAATCACCTAGACAAATTCCATCTATTAGCTTAATAGTTGAACCAAATAATACTAATCAACCATCATTTGGCCATGGCACATTACAAAGAACAAGTACTGGTTACTTTAGTTCCAAACCATTATCGATTTCACAACCTATTAATATGTCAAAACCAACTAATATGTCACCACCAACTCATCATGCTATGTCAATGCATAATTTACCACCATCAAACACAACTAGGGAAAATCatttaccaccattaccaacTAAACCTCCACCCTTAACAATACCTTCTTCAAGTAGTCTTCCAACTACTccaataaaacaacaaccacaacaaccaatacAACAACCATTAACACCACAgaaccatcatcaccatcatcatcacaataatttatcatcatctgtTAATACTGCTAATACTGGTAATTGTGCAAATATACTTTCACCAAATAGTGATAGATATTTATCAAGTCGTAGTCAATCAAGTGTACATTTATCAGGTTCATCTTCATCCTCCTCTTCCTCATCttcctcatcatcatcatcatcatcatcatcatcatcgacATCAAACagaaaatttgatttttcattaaaatcaaagaGTTCAAAAAATTCACCTTCTAAAAATTTACCTCCACAACCAACTACTACCTCAACATTAAcacctccaccaccaccaactattacaaccactactaccactaccactactaccactactaccacaaTTGCAACAACACCACCTCCACCATCAAAACCATTACCAAATATTCCTGTAAAAGATCAACAATTTAATACATTAAAAAGatcaacaattgaaattccaccaccaacaataacatcaaccaatattaataacaataataatactattaatcCAAGAACATTAAATTATagtttttcatcattttcaattacttataataatagtcaaTTAGGTGGACAATTATCACAAGAAGAACCTCCAGGTGGAGTCAAATCACAATCTTCTTACttggataataataatttaccatcCAGAAATACAAATATTCCAAATTTACCACCAAGACCTCCACCTTTAAATattccacaacaacaacaacaatataaaccattaccatcaccaccacaatTACAATCACCACAATCATCTTTAAATCAATCTTTACAAATtccattacaacaacaacaacaagtacaacaacaaaagTTGACTACACATTATATATTACCACCTCAAAATACAAATTTAAGTGGAAAAAATCTTCAAagatcatcaacatcaatgttacttaataaattaccaccaccaccatttagttttaataaaaattaa
- the CRTF gene encoding transcription factor → MSSIEQLYSTTQFPSLSSCNTNINNTNNNNNINNINNNTNINTGNLLKNTFFKNNIIYNTNNNSINNNSNNNIINNNNNNLLNSNNQNSFQNQNNLNSIHNHNNNNNNNNSNNNNTSNSENLDSLKSALLSSNIFNGSSSSIAHQNLINLIISSQNNNNNNGNSNSNTPDQKSTMADILLNSSVPDYFEWCSDIINMPKDGNEKSNNSNGGNNNGNNNGNNNNNHNNNNNNNSNNNNNNNSDSVPSPQNNYQSPQSDNQSSMVPSFNFSNQNSANSSNNNNNNNGSSNNNNNVRSEPTTPNDESNNNSNNTNNNNNNNNNNNNNQQQQLSSNQNSSPLIYSVPSYYVPNYGVVLSAPMKGNSSSSILPPQAWPQNNNNNNGNSNSNNGNNNASGFSDFMFNGSNIDYNSIMNNNNNNNNNNNNNNNNNNNNNNNSNNNNNNSNNNNGNNGGMFNGGFVNNNNHNNNNNNNNNNGNLNFHNFLQFQNQLQNSNQQQQQQQLQQQQQLQQHQQQQQQLQQQQLQQQFNIGKPCNINQKKGRGANNNNNNMPIGNQASLVISHPSLKMEGHHHLQQQQQQQHHHQHQQHQQNGNGNNTQIVNSAFLDLSSPDSHNQMSPSSPICLPESPMGAQHWESGLDPSSLQKQNEINPPISVRSNVVFFEPYLAGEPGRHKACWNLLEPMHRNYYQPIQFKLPSFPDTSLPITQIDDKTGIFDSQRFLAFNNPQAMSKYESYRIYIHPSLGYSGNAKRFKQQPDVNEKALILDGNVYDGHLNPIYNCKICTEYYQTKSYFSANPHAKGKVLLVKNNILTRVKDGGFTLSLKPMCCSGHNSHIPLYFHFTLTNPLTNEVVLQSLINVNVKQWKKSVPNKSKKQRFE, encoded by the exons ATGTCCTCAATAGAGCAGCTTTATTCAACAACTCAATTCCCTTCATTATCTTCTTGCAACACcaacattaataatactaataataataataatattaataatattaataataacactaATATTAATACCGGAAACCTTTTGAAaaatacattttttaaaaataatattatttataatacaaataacaactcaattaataataattcaaataataatattattaataataataataataatttattaaatagcAACAACCAAAATTCttttcaaaaccaaaataacTTAAACAGTATTCataaccacaacaacaacaacaacaacaacaatagtaataataataatactagtAATTCAGAAAACCTCGATTCCTTAAAATCAGCTTTATTATCTAGTAATATTTTTAACGGTTCTTCATCGTCAATCGCccatcaaaatttaattaatttaattattagtagtcaaaataataacaataataacggtaatagcaatagcaatacACCTGatcaaaaatcaacaatGGCCGATATCTTATTAAACTCTTCTGTTCCtgattattttgaatg gTGTTCTGATATCATTAACATGCCAAAAGATGgtaatgaaaaatcaaataactcaaatggtggtaataataatggtaataataatggtaataacaacaacaatcacaacaataataataataataatagtaataataataataataacaatagtgaTTCAGTACCATCACCACAAAATAATTACCAATCACCACAATCTGATAATCAATCATCAATGGTACcaagttttaatttctctaatCAAAACTCTGctaacagcagcaacaacaacaacaacaacaatggtagcagcaacaacaataacaatgtTCGTTCTGAACCAACTACTCCAAATGATGAGTCCAATAACAATAGCAACaacactaataataataataataataataataataataataataatcaacaacaacaattatcatCGAACCAAAACTCATCACCATTGATTTACTCTGTTCCATCCTACTATGTTCCAAATTATGGTGTTGTTCTCTCTGCTCCAATGAAAGGTAATTCAAGTTCTTCTATTTTACCACCACAAGCTTGGccacaaaataataataacaacaatggtaatagcaatagcaacaATGGAAACAATAATGCCAGTGGTTTCTCTGATTTCATGTTCAATGGCTCTAACATTGACTACAACTCAATCAtgaacaataataataataataataataataataacaacaacaacaacaacaacaacaacaacaacaacaatagtaataataacaacaacaacagcaacaacaacaacggcAACAATGGTGGTATGTTTAATGGAGGATTTGTTAACAATAACaaccataataataataacaacaacaataataacaatggtaACTTAAACTTCCACAACTTTTTACAATTCCAAAACCAACTccaaaattcaaatcaacaacaacaacaacaacaactacaacaacaacaacaattacaacaacaccaacaacaacaacaacaattacaacaacaacaattacaacaacaatttaatatTGGCAAACCATGTAACATTAATCAAAAGAAAGGTAGAGgtgctaataataataataacaacatgCCAATTGGTAATCAAGCAAGTTTAGTTATTAGTCATCCTAGTTTAAAAATGGAAGGTCATCAtcatttacaacaacaacaacaacaacaacatcatcatcaacatcaacaacatcaacaaaatggaaatggtaataatacaCAAATTGTAAATTCAGCATTCTTAGATTTATCATCACCAGATTCACATAATCAAAtgtcaccatcatcaccaatttgTTTACCAGAAAGTCCAATGGGTGCTCAACATTGGGAGAGTGGTTTAGATCCATCAAGtttacaaaaacaaaatgaaattaatccACCAATTTCCGTTCGTTCCAATGTCGTTTTCTTTGAACCATACTTGGCCGGTGAACCAGGCAGACACAAGGCATGTTGGAATCTCCTCGAACCAATGCATAGAAACTACTACCAACCAATCCAATTCAAATTACCATCATTCCCAGACACTTCATTACCAATCACACAAATCGATGATAAAACCGGTATCTTTGATTCTCAACGTTTCCTCGCATTCAATAATCCACAAGCCATGAGTAAATATGAATCCTATCGTATCTACATTCATCCTTCACTCGGTTACAGTGGTAATGCAAAGAGATTCAAACAACAACCAGATGTCAATGAGAAAGCTTTGATTTTGGATGGCAATGTCTACGATGGAcatttaaatccaatttaCAACTGTAAAATCTGTACCGAATATTATCAAACCAAATCTTACTTTTCCGCTAATCCACATGCAAAAGGTAAAGTTCTTTTGGTCAAAAATAACATATTAACTCGTGTCAAAGATGGTGGTTTCACTCTCTCCTTAAAGCCAATGTGTTGCAGTGGTCATAACTCTCATATCCCACTCTACTTTCACTTTACCCTTACAAATCCACTCACAAATGAAGTTGTACTCCAATCACTCATTAATGTTAATGTTAAGCAATGGAAAAAATCAGTTCCAAATAAATCGAAAAAACAAagatttgaataa
- the exdl2B gene encoding 3'-5' exonuclease domain-containing protein gives MRTISQKLILFLSKNQKLKYFFNTSILLLVFYWIYKNVLIKKNKNKNNNHDDHVNQKIQNIQENQKTTTQNIQNKRNEDTTTTKNYFKLSNDIKIHVLSTPEECDLILNEFYQSLLLKMVDDKNSPPMIDGADGVIINQQQTTTELLLFPNCNEINNDGLDFIIGFDAEWGNPNSIFDDKIDDKTTKTHYNHKVALIQLSSKNETFLIQVSQMEKIPISLEQILTDPRLIKVGVAVSQDAATIFQTFSVVTKGYVDLVPIARLTNYEGNGLASLALNVMNVTLNKSNKIRCGHWENKKLSNDQIHYAAADAWVGREIFEIMFNTYKNSKTDPNDKKDLVYTLCRQFTGASFKSINKLKNRENNNNGNNNDNTNNKPIKENMLKKTVPDKRVLYDNCLMYSPDDVLLSSISKKKVEWYVSRQLADIIKEEPLSIKLKFQPHGEGHSGDQFYLASKENICVVCGSTHKILRHSMVPHCYRQYLPEEIKSHSSHDVILVCCDCHAILDKKNQIMKMIISQQYNVPIDNENKQFITDHTLLKITQIASIVKNNFYSTGNNNNISEDNLIKGNKKCKKNIPDEKLEEMKKIVMEYIGKEEINVEDLDEILKLNPKQKNENYIPHEKKVIDKVLAMGEKGIFEFIRSWRKNFVESVQPKFLPEHWSIDKVVCCDNGHRKPKDQRQKQIQNQE, from the coding sequence aTGAGAACAATCTCACAAAAACTAATCTTATTTTTAtcgaaaaatcaaaaacttaaatatttctttaatacaagtattttattactagttttttattggatttataaaaatgttttaattaaaaaaaataaaaataaaaataataaccatGATGATCATGTCAaccaaaaaattcaaaatattcaagaaaatcaaaaaaccaCCAcacaaaatattcaaaataaaagaaatgaagatacaacaacaactaaaaattattttaaattatcaaatgatattaaaattcaTGTTTTAAGTACACCAGAAGAAtgtgatttaattttaaatgaattttatcaatcattattattgaaaatggttgatgataaaaattcACCACCAATGATTGATGGTGCAGACggtgtaataataaatcaacaacaaacaacaacagaaTTACTGTTATTCCCAAATTGTAATGAAATAAACAATGATGGTTTAGATTTTATAATTGGTTTTGATGCTGAATGGGGTAATCCAAATAGTATTTttgatgataaaattgatgataaaacTACAAAAACACATTATAATCATAAAGTTgcattaattcaattatcaagtaaaaatgaaacatttttaattcaagTTTCACAAATGGAGAAAATTCCAATATCATTGGAACAGATTTTAACAGATCCTCGTTTAATTAAAGTCGGTGTTGCAGTTTCACAAGATGCAGCAACCATTTTTCAAACATTTTCAGTTGTTACAAAAGGGTATGTTGATTTAGTACCAATTGCAAGATTAACCAATTATGAAGGAAATGGATTAGCAAGTTTAGCATTAAACGTTATGAATGtaacattaaataaatctaataaaaTTCGTTGTGGTCATTGggagaataaaaaattatcaaatgatcAAATTCATTATGCAGCAGCTGATGCATGGGTTGGTAGAGAAATATTCGAAATTATGTTCAACACTTATAAAAACTCAAAAACTGAtccaaatgataaaaaagatttagttTATACTTTATGTAGACAATTTACAGGTGCAAGTTTTaaaagtataaataaattaaaaaatagagaaaataataataatggcaataataatgacaataccaataataaaccaattaaagaAAACATGTTAAAGAAAACTGTACCTGATAAAAGAGTATTATatgataattgtttaatgTATAGTCCTGATgatgtattattatcaagTATTAGTAAAAAGAAAGTTGAATGGTATGTTAGTAGACAATTGGCAGATATAATTAAAGAAGaaccattatcaattaaattaaaattccaaCCACATGGTGAAGGTCATTCTGGTgaccaattttatttagcATCAAAAGAGAATATTTGTGTAGTTTGTGGTTCAACTCATAAAATTCTACGTCATTCAATGGTACCACATTGTTATCGTCAATATTTACCAGAGGAAATTAAAAGTCATTCATCACATGATGTAATATTAGTTTGTTGTGATTGTCATGCTATTCTAgataaaaagaatcaaattatgaaaatgataatttcaCAACAATACAATGtaccaattgataatgaaaataaacaatttataaCTGACCAtactttattaaaaattactCAAATCGCATcaattgttaaaaataatttctattCAAcaggaaataataataacattagtgaagataatttaattaaaggtaataaaaaatgtaaaaagaATATTCCAGATGAGAAATTAGAAGAAATGAAGAAAATTGTAATGGAATATATTGGAAAGGAAGAGATTAATGTTGAAGATTtagatgaaattttaaaattaaatccaaaacaaaagaatgaaaattatattccacatgaaaaaaaagttattgatAAAGTATTGGCAATGGGTGAAAAAggtatatttgaatttattcgTAGTTGGAGAAAGAATTTCGTTGAATCAGTTCAACCAAAATTCCTTCCAGAACATTGGtcaattgataaagttgTTTGTTGTGATAATGGTCATCGTAAACCAAAAGATCAAAgacaaaaacaaattcaaaatcaagaataa